Proteins found in one Streptococcus mitis genomic segment:
- a CDS encoding cation-translocating P-type ATPase, with the protein MSKEQKRQAFYTQSPEEVLQAVDATEQGLSSSEAEKRLAEFGHNELEEGEKRSILVKFIEQFKDLMIIILVAAAILSVVTSGGEDIADAIIILAVVIINAAFGVYQEGKAEEAIEALKSMSSPAARVLRDGHMAEIDSKELVPGDIVALEAGDVVPADLRLLEANSLKIEEAALTGESVPVEKDLTVELATDAGIGDRVNMAFQNSNVTYGRGLGVVVNTGMYTEVGHIAGMLQDADETDTPLKQNLNNLSKVLTYVILVIALVTFVVGVFIQGKDPLGELMTSVALAVAAIPEGLPAIVTIVLALGTQVLAKRNSIVRKLPAVETLGSTEIIASDKTGTLTMNKMTVEKVFYDAVLHDSADDIELGLEMPLLRSVVLANDTKIDVEGNLIGDPTETAFIQYALDKGYDVKGFLEKYPRVAELPFDSDRKLMSTVHPLADGRFLVAVKGAPDQLLKRCVLRDKAGDIAPIDEKVTNLIHTNNSEMAHQALRVLAGAYKIIDSIPENLTSEELENDLIFTGLIGMIDPERPEAAEAVRVAKEAGIRPIMITGDHQDTAEAIAKRLGIIDANDTEGHVLTGAELNELSDEDFEKVVGQYSVYARVSPEHKVRIVKAWQKQGKVVAMTGDGVNDAPALKTADIGIGMGITGTEVSKGASDMILADDNFATIIVAVEEGRKVFSNIQKTIQYLLSANTAEVLTIFLSTLFGWDVLQPVHLLWINLVTDTFPAIALGVEPAEPGVMNHKPRGRKASFFSGGVLSSIIYQGVLQAAIVMSVYGLALLYPVHVGDNHAIHADALTMAFATLGLIQLFHAYNVKSVYQSILTVGPFKSKTFNWSILVSFILLMATIVVEPLEGIFHVTKLDLSQWGIVMGGSFSMIIIVEIVKFIQRKLGFDKNAI; encoded by the coding sequence AGCAATCTTGTCAGTCGTGACTTCTGGTGGGGAAGATATCGCAGATGCTATTATCATCCTAGCTGTGGTTATCATCAATGCTGCCTTTGGTGTTTACCAAGAAGGGAAAGCAGAAGAAGCCATTGAAGCCCTCAAGTCTATGTCTAGTCCAGCTGCCCGCGTTCTTCGTGATGGGCATATGGCGGAGATTGACTCTAAAGAATTGGTACCTGGAGATATCGTTGCCCTCGAAGCAGGTGATGTTGTACCAGCAGACCTACGTTTGCTTGAAGCCAACTCTCTTAAAATTGAAGAAGCAGCTCTTACAGGTGAGTCTGTGCCAGTCGAAAAAGACTTGACAGTTGAACTTGCTACAGATGCTGGTATCGGTGATCGTGTCAACATGGCCTTCCAAAACTCTAACGTGACTTATGGTCGTGGTCTTGGTGTTGTTGTCAATACTGGTATGTATACTGAAGTTGGTCATATTGCTGGTATGCTTCAAGATGCGGATGAGACTGATACACCACTCAAACAAAACTTGAACAACCTTTCTAAGGTCTTGACCTATGTAATTTTGGTCATTGCCCTTGTTACTTTTGTAGTTGGAGTCTTCATTCAAGGAAAAGATCCACTTGGTGAGTTGATGACCTCTGTTGCCCTTGCTGTTGCAGCCATTCCAGAAGGACTCCCTGCTATCGTGACCATCGTTCTTGCCCTTGGTACTCAAGTTTTGGCCAAACGAAACTCTATCGTTCGTAAGTTGCCAGCAGTAGAAACACTTGGTTCAACAGAAATCATTGCTTCTGATAAGACTGGTACGCTGACCATGAACAAGATGACAGTCGAAAAAGTCTTCTACGATGCAGTCCTACATGACTCAGCTGATGACATTGAACTAGGTCTTGAAATGCCCCTGCTTCGTTCAGTTGTCTTGGCAAATGATACTAAAATCGATGTGGAAGGTAACTTGATTGGTGACCCAACCGAAACAGCCTTTATCCAATATGCCTTGGACAAGGGCTACGATGTCAAAGGTTTCTTAGAGAAATATCCACGTGTGGCTGAGTTGCCGTTTGACTCTGACCGTAAGCTCATGTCAACAGTTCATCCACTTGCAGATGGACGCTTCCTTGTAGCAGTCAAGGGTGCGCCAGACCAACTTTTGAAACGTTGTGTTCTTCGTGACAAAGCTGGGGATATTGCTCCGATTGACGAGAAGGTTACAAACCTCATCCATACAAACAACTCTGAAATGGCTCATCAAGCCTTGCGTGTCCTTGCAGGTGCTTATAAGATTATTGACAGCATTCCAGAAAACCTGACTTCTGAAGAGCTTGAAAATGATTTAATCTTTACTGGTTTGATTGGGATGATCGACCCTGAACGTCCTGAGGCAGCCGAGGCTGTTCGTGTGGCTAAGGAAGCTGGAATCCGTCCAATCATGATCACTGGTGACCACCAAGACACTGCAGAAGCTATTGCTAAACGTTTGGGAATCATTGACGCAAACGATACAGAAGGCCACGTTTTAACTGGTGCTGAACTCAATGAACTGTCAGATGAAGACTTTGAAAAAGTAGTTGGTCAATATTCTGTTTATGCCCGTGTGTCTCCAGAACACAAGGTTCGTATCGTCAAGGCTTGGCAAAAACAAGGTAAAGTCGTTGCCATGACAGGTGATGGTGTCAATGATGCGCCAGCTCTGAAAACAGCCGATATCGGTATCGGTATGGGAATCACTGGTACAGAGGTTTCTAAGGGTGCATCTGACATGATCCTTGCAGATGATAACTTTGCAACTATTATCGTTGCAGTTGAAGAAGGACGTAAGGTCTTCTCAAACATTCAAAAGACTATTCAGTATCTACTTTCTGCCAACACTGCTGAAGTATTGACCATCTTCCTATCAACCTTGTTTGGTTGGGATGTCTTGCAACCAGTTCATCTTTTGTGGATTAACTTGGTAACAGATACCTTCCCAGCTATCGCTCTTGGTGTTGAACCTGCTGAGCCTGGTGTCATGAACCATAAACCACGTGGACGCAAGGCAAGCTTCTTCTCAGGTGGTGTTTTGAGTTCTATCATCTATCAAGGTGTACTCCAAGCAGCAATTGTTATGAGTGTTTATGGTCTTGCCCTTCTTTACCCAGTTCATGTGGGTGACAATCATGCCATTCATGCGGATGCTCTTACTATGGCCTTTGCAACCCTTGGCTTGATTCAGCTCTTCCATGCTTACAATGTCAAGTCTGTTTACCAATCCATCTTGACAGTTGGCCCATTCAAGTCTAAGACCTTCAACTGGTCCATCTTGGTATCCTTCATTCTTCTCATGGCAACAATCGTCGTAGAACCGCTTGAAGGAATCTTCCACGTAACCAAACTAGACTTGTCACAATGGGGAATCGTGATGGGCGGTAGCTTCTCAATGATTATTATCGTCGAAATTGTTAAGTTTATTCAACGCAAACTCGGTTTTGACAAGAATGCGATTTAA